The nucleotide window GGCTAAGCGCCGATCCGAGTAGCCAGTCTTCATTTATTCcactaaaatgtaatttttctgcATTTGTCTCCTCTGATGCACTCCACGCTCCATAGGAGCAGGGACAATGTCTTACTCCTTAGTTTATACCCAGCCCTGGGTACACAGGCGCTAATTTAGAACGAATGTCCAGAAAGGCAACATTCCTGCCTACCTCCCCCATAACGCCTGAAGCCAGCATTCTACTTCGCCTGCGCTGGGAACATCTGTGTTCATGCTGTCTCTCAAGGAGGGCAAAGCCCCTGTTCGCGCCCCTCCTGGCTGCCCTTAGAGCCTTCCGGATGCTGAGAAAAATGAACCTTTCACTAATTTTCAGATTTCCTAATAAAAGTCATTCACATTGAAAATATGAGAGGACGCAGTGATGAGCCCACGTGAGTCTGACACCATGAGTGCGGCCCTAGGAAATGAGTTAGCAGTACAGCTGGAGGATTCAGGGTCTGGACGATGGTTTTCCCAGCCGGAGGATTTTTCGAAGAGCGCTTAGTAAAGGACGGAAGTTCCACGTGTTTGTGTTGAGCAACTGCAGATGGTGGGCGGAGACACCAGGGCCCCGCCTTCTGCATCCTGCCTTCCGTATTGGCTGAAGGGCCGGCGGCTCTGGCTGCCCGGCGGTTGAGAGCATGGCCTCTCCTGGGGCCGGTAGGGCGCCTCCGGAGTTACCTGAGCGGAACTGCGGGTACCGCGAAGTCGAGTACTGGGATCAGCGCTACCAAGGCGCAGCCGATTCTGCCCCCTACGATTGGTTCGGGGACTTCTCCTCCTTCCGTGCCCTCCTAGAGCCGGAGCTGCGGCCCGAGGACCGTATCCTTGTGCTAGGTGGGTAATCCCGGCGCGGCCCCGCCAGGTAGAGCTGGCAGGACCGGCGCCGCGTGGGCTTGGCCCGGTCCGCTTTCCTCCCGCCTGTCTACCCCTCTTGGAGGACGCCTGAGTTGGGACGCGAGATCCAGCTCCTTCAGAGTCCCGGCTGTATTTAGTCAAGGCAAACAGGAGTAAGAGATTGTTGGTCCCGGGGCCCTCTGGAGAAAGGCAGTCCCTCAGAGTTTGAGCATGGGGGGTACCCAAGACCCTGTCCGGACCCTCGGGAGTCAGGCAGCCTTGGGGACCGGATTGCTCAGAGGACCTAGTTCAAGTCCTAGCGCTAATAGACTTGTATAACTTAGGACAAGTCATGAACCCGTTCTGAGCTTTAGATTCAGTTCTAGAAATGGGACTGCGAGTTCACATCGGAGGCGGCACGCGCAGGCACCTCGAGAATAACGCCCAGCGCTTTTCTTTTTGCCCCTGGGCACTGGGAGCCAGAGCCACCTAGAGAGAGTCCTATCTGAAACTTGGTCCTATGCCTTAGAGCGTGAGAACAGCACCCTCTAGGGGTGGAGGGGAGATTGCCGCCCAGGGTGATACGATTCCCCAAAGGGAAGACGTGCCGGAGGAAAGGTAGGGCTCTGGGGTGTTCGGCTGACCTCTTGAGGTTCTCTCCTACTGTCAACCTTGGAGGCGCTAGTAAAGTTTGAATGAGCAACAGGTTTTCTTCCAATTGTCGTTTTTACTTTGCTCTTTGTAAAAGCCTTTGTATGTTTAAGTGaagtctttaataaataaaaaaggcatATGTAATAGATATGTAAGGTATAAATAACAAATCTAATGTGTGTGTCTATTCCACTCAGTTTGAGAAATAGAACATTACTAGggatagaaaaaaaagtataatttagtGGTTAATAActtggctgggggcggtggctcacgccattaatcccagcactttgggaggccaaggcgggcggatcacctgaggtcgggagttcaagatcagcctgaccaacacggagaaaccccatctctactaaaaatacaaaaaattagtcgggtgtggtggcgcatgcctataatcccaactacttgggaggctgaggcaggaaaatcgcctgaaccagggaggtggaggttgcggtgagccaagatcatgccattgcactccagcctgtgcaagaagagcaaaactctgtctcaaaaaaaaaaaaaaaaaaagaaagaacttggaCTCTGGGCTGGGCTCATGATTCacgctcataatcccagcactttgggaggccaaggtggaaggatcacttgatcgcaggagctcaagaccagcctgggcaacatagtgagatcccatctctacaaaaaatgtaggccagagcagtggcttatgcttgtaatcacaacactttgggagaccaaggcggatggatcatttgaggtcaggagttcaagacaagcctggccaacatggtgaaaccccgtctctactaaaaatacaaaaatcatccaggtgtggtggcacgtgcctgtaatcccaggtacttgggaggctgaggcaggagaatcacttgagcccaggaggtggaggttgcagtgagctgagattgcaccactccactccagcctgggcgacagagtaagaccctgtctcaaaaaaaaaaaaaaaaaaaacttagctgggaatggtggcctGTGCCCATAGTctgagctactcaagaggctgaggcaggaggatcatttgagccaggagatccaggctgcagtgagctgtgatggctcCCCTgggctccagcctaggcgacagaatgagaccctgtctcaaaacaaagcaaaacaaaaaacaaacaaacaaaaaaccaccttgGACTCTAGAGGCAGTGAATTATGTTGGAATCTTGGCTCGGCTTATACTGGCTGTGTAATCCTGGACAAAATACTTGAATTTCAGTGCTTCCATTTTCTCAACCTTAAAAACATAAGCATATTTATTAATTGGGCTTTAAGATGATTAAGTGAGCATGAAGGatacctagaacaatgcctggcaaaaTGAAAAGTATATTCAAGGTTCTCTGTGTGGTCCTCCTAAAACCCCTTCTCCCCACAAGTAAACACTTTCTTGAATCTGTGATTTTAAACCATTGCACTTATTTATAGATTTATCTTAGATCTATGTTTTCACAAGCTTTAGTGTGTATCAAAATTACCTGGAGAGCTAGACTGCATTGTGAGATTCTAATTCCAGGGATGGTCTAATGTGGGTCTCAGGAATCTGTATGTTCAACAAGCTTCACAGCAGATTCTTATGCTGGTGATTGGCAGAGTGACACTGCCTTAAAATCTGCTTGACTGGTTTTTCACCAAactgatgctttaaaaaaaatctgcttgaCTGGGAACTATCCTTTTCTGGATAGGAGGGGCAAGAAGTCTAAAAACCAAAAGGGGAATTTCTAGAATCCCCAAGATGTAAGAACAGGACCCACAACTTGGGGAATactctacgttacattccacatcaACAGACTTAAGTTGAGTGCCTGATAAGAGCCAGAGAATGTGCTGGGCCCTTTCTAACTTACTTAATCCTTATGACAACCCCTAAAGGCAAGTCAAAAGTATTAAGAGACTTACTCCAGGTTAGGGGTCTGTAAACTTTGTTTGAAAACGGCCAAACAAGTAAAttttttaggctttgcaggctacACCGTCTCTTTTACAATGACTCGGTTCCGCTATTGTAGTGGAAAAGCAGCTACAGACAATACAAAAGTGAATgaaggctgggcggggtggcttacgcctgtaatcccaccaatttgggaggccgaggcaggcgggtcacctgaggtcaggagttcgagagcagcctggccagcatggtgaaaccccatctctactaaaaatataaaaatcagccgggtgtggtggcaggcacctgtaatcccagctactccagaggctgaggcaagagaattaattgcatgaaccagggaggcggaggttgcagtgagccgagattgcaccactgcactccaccctgggtgacagggtgaaactccatctcaaaaaaaaaaaaaaaaaaaaaaagtgaatgagaaTAGCCATGTTTCAATATAACTTTATCTAGCAAAACAGGTGGCAAGCTGCATTTGGCAATCCCTGCACTCATTGTCTTAGATTGAGTTCCCCAGAAGCAAATCCTGAGATGAGGATTCATGTCCAAGTTATTTGTCAGGAATGTGCTCCCAGGAGGATTGGTAAGAGCTAGAGGgaacagagaaagggaagaagcaaAGTTTCCCTGAAGGTAGTTTCAGCCTGAAGAGTCACAGATGTACACCATTAGAAGCAAACACACACCAAAACCTaggcatataaaaataaaaatcggTAAAAAGACTCCCAGGACATCTGGTCAGAACACTGACAGTGTCCACTACTGTCATGCAGCAGGGAAGTGGTGAAGTAAGGGTGCTTTGTGACACCACACAGATGGGAGTAGGGAGGCATCTGGAACTCTTAAAACTGGTGAAATGACTACATTGTGAATTATAGCCTAATGGTCATATTGATATAGCTAACAATGGACTGTCACGACTGAAGGTGAGTGGGCCTCTTGAAAACTGGGAGGCAGTTGAACACACTGGTTTAAGAGCTCTGGCTCTGGAGCGACAGAGGCCTGGGTCCAAATTCTGGTTCTTCCACTGACTATGTGACCTCGAGAAAGTTTCTTACCACTTTCCTCAATTTTTCCATGTAGAAAATGGGAATGGTAAtaatagtatctttttttttttttttttttaagacagagtctctttctgttgcccaggctggactgcagtggtgcaatctcggctcactgcaacctccacctcctgggttcaagcgattctcctgcctcagcctcccgagtagctgggattacaggcgcccacaaccacacccagctaatttttgtatttttagtagagacagggtttcaccagttggccaagctggtctccaactcctgacctcaagtgatctgcctgcctcagcctccagaagtgctgggattacaggcatgagccaccatgcccagccaatagtATCCTTTATATGGCTCTACTGTGAAAGTAAACTGAAATAATTCTTATAAATGCTTAACATAGTACCTGGTGTTCAATgactgttagctattattatttttattgaaaatgggAATCAGAGAGGCAGTTTATCCAGGACTGTTCAGAGAACAGAGTACCTTGTTGGAAGACTCGTGTATCTGGTCCCTATGGCTGAAACATCCTCATAGCAGATGAATGTACATGGATGGCTGGCCCCACTTTGCTGTTATTGAGCTTCTCTGATTTGCTATGCTTGCTTGACTTCACACTCTGTAGGAATCttcttgtttttttagagacagggtattgctctgtccccagtctggagtgcagtggtgtgatcttggcccactgcagcctcttgAACTCGTATGCTTAAGTAATTCTTTGGAATCTTTTGATCATAATCAAAAATTAATTTGgaagcggccgggcgcggtggctcacgcctgtaattccagcacttcgagaggctgaggcgggcggatcacaaggtcaggagatcgagaccatcctggctaacacggtgaaaccccgtctctactaaaaaaaatacaaaagaaattagccgggcgtggtggcgggcgcctgtagtcccagctactcgggaggctgaggcaggagaatgctgtgaacctgggaggtggagcttgcagtgagccgagatcgagactccttctcaaaaaaaaaaaaaaaaaaaaaaaaaaaattaatctggaaTCAATTTGACTTCCAATTTAGATTTCCTATAAAGAGAAAAGGGACTGGCCAGAGGATTcaactccagtccccatgatggCTATTTTTCTTGTTATAAATTAGTAAATTGGCATTCTGGCTTATATTTCAATCTCTTGGTGTTGAGTTAGGATCCACTCAGCTCTAGGCCTCATGTGATGTATTCCTGGATATGGATCAATTCTCCAAGGCTCTACTTCCCTCAGGCTCCACTTTGGAAGGCAGTGGCTTTCCCAAGCCCCTTCTTAGTTGCTGGCCCCAAATCTCTGAGTCAATAGAATCAAAAGTCACTGCTTGTAAGCATGACTGCCCCAGTGGCCAGCTtttgtttccccttcacctttggTAAAGTTCTCTTGGAAGATGCCATCCTGTACtaaggagaacaaaggaaggaaatctGGATTTGTCCACGGTTTGGCAGAGCTCTACAGGTATATGAGGTCAGGTGTGGGGGTAATGAAGGGATTGTGGGTCAGCAAACCCAGTGGGATTTCAACCTGGAACTAAGTCAGGTTCTGCCACCCTTACCCCCATCCCATGTGCTGTATCTATAGTGGCTTTTTGTGGCTTCAACTTTGGGAAGCACGTGTTGGGTTTTCCTAGGCAAGATAGTTTTCCTTGAGCCCCAGGGCTTGAAGAAGAACATGGGAAAGGGCAGCTGGGGAGCAAGCAGCCAGCTGCCTCTGGGTACATTGTCCAGGTGCCAAACTCTGATAGATTAGGGCTATCCCAACTGCTGATCCCGTGATCCTCTTAGGGAGGCAAGTGGGGATTAAAGGAAATCTAATCCCAAGAGCTGAAGATCCCCAGTGGGGCTGTCAAGAGCTGTCACCCAGCCCCATTGTCAAGCTGGGACTGGCCATAGGAGGGCCTGGAAGAGGCCACTGGATCTTCTAAGGAAGTCATGCCCATTGGACCTATAGATCCACATCCACTCCTCTCACCTCTATCCCTTCTCCATCCTGACCCTATCCCCTTTGGGACTGCTTTCCAGGCACTTCCTACCAGAGTGTTGGGAAGTTGTCAAGACTCTGTTTTTCAAGACTTTGCTTGGTTGTCAGCTCCCCGGAAACTCTTGGCTGACTCACCTGAGGTGAGGTCCAGACCTTCCTGTGTGCTCTCACAGCCTGTCTCTATTGAAACACTCATCATGTTTTGCAGCAACTGTCTGATGACACATTTGTTCCTCCTACTGGAgcatgagctccttgagggcagggacttttaTTCATGGGCAGAGCCTAATATGTAGTGCTCAATACATACGTTAAGAATTgcggtcaggtgtggtggctcatgcctataattccagcactttgggaggccaaggcaggtggatcacctgaggtcaggaccagcctgaccaacatggtgaaaccccgtctctattaaaatacaaaattagctgggcatggtggtgtgtgcctgtagtcccagctactcgaggttgaggcaggagaattgcttgaacccaggaggcggaggttgcagtgagccgagatcactcctctgcactccagcctggacaacaagagtgaaactccatctcaaaaaaaaaaaaaaagaaaagaaaaaaagaattgcaagGAATTAGCTCCACTGTGTGTCCCCACCTAGTTTCCCCTTCACTTGTTAATTCTGTTTTGGAAAACAAAGTAGAATAACCCCTAACATGAGGCCTTCCCAGGGTTGATATCTTCTAAGGTTTTCGAAGAGGTTGGGGATTAGGATAATACTAATTTATATCATTATTATGCTACTAATAATATTATGGTCCTAATGATAccagtattatccccattttgaatttgaggaaactgaggctcaaagagttGAATGATTTGCCGTGGCTGTGTGACTAGGAATATCAGAACCCAAATCTCTGAACTCCTAACTTTAGAGCTCCTTTAGCTACTCTACAgttcttagttcttttttttttttctttttttgagacggagtttcactcttgtcacccaggctagagtgcaatggcacgatctcggctcactgcaacctccgcctcctgggttcaagcaattctcctgcctcagcctcccaagtagctgggattacaggcatgtgctacacgcctggctaattttgtatttttagtagagatggggtttctccatgttggtcaggctggtcttgaactcctgacctcaggtgacctgccctcctcggcctcccaaagtgctgggattacaggcgtgaaccaccacgcccggcgccTAGCTTAGTTCTTAAGTTTAATGCATCACATCCTGTATATGGCCTacttattattatcttcatttttctgaATAGGAAATCCAagttttagccaggcatggggtggcacgcgcctgtaatcccagctcctcagaaggctgaggcaggagaatcgcttgaacccgggaggcggaggttgcagtgagccgagattgcaccactgtactccagcctgggcgaccgagtgagaattcatctcaaaaaaaaaaaaaaaaaatccatgtttctAGTATTTAAACAACTTGTCCCAGCCCACACAGCTAGGAGTGATAGAGCCAGGGTTTGCACCCAGGCCTGTGCGATTCCAAGGCTTGTGCTTTTTCTGCACTCTGCCACCTCCTCTCAGTACTGGAGGGTTTGGATTGAGAGAAAACGGGGCCAAGAGTGGATGGATATTCAGGGGGAGGTGAGAACCAAAGCTAACGTAGCTCTTTTGCCATCCATCCCCTCCCACCCCAGGTTGCGGGAACAGTGCCCTGAGCTACGAGCTGTTCCTCGGAGGCTTCCCTGATGTGACTAGTGTGGACTACTCGTCTGTCGTGGTGGCTGCCATGCAGGCTCGCTATGCCCATGTGCCGCAGCTGCGCTGGGAGACCATGGATGTGCGGAAGCTGGAGTTCCCCAGTGCTTCTTTCGATGTGGTGCTCGAGAAGGGCACGCTAGATGCCCTGCTGGCTGGGGAACGAGATCCCTGGACCGTGTCCTCTGAAGGTGTCCACACTGTGGACCAGGTGTTGAGTGAGGTGAGGGAGCAACAAGAGACGAAGGCAGATCAATAGGTAGGGCTGCGGGGTTGAGGTTTCAGGGGACTGGAAGAAATCAGAAGCCAGAAGAAGCATGTTTTGGAGTAAGTAGTGGGTCGCCCTCAGGAGTGTGGCTCTCTGAAGGAAGGGAAGGGTTAAGCAGGGTCGAGATTTATAGAGGCAGCTGGAATAGTCAGGCTCACAAAGGCTGATGTGTGGTTACTGGGTTGCCACAGGGATGAGGTAGCAGCCAGGTTCCTGACAGGTGACAGAGACTGCCAAGGTGAGCAGTTACAGGAAAGTGGTGCCCCTATACCTGATATCACTCCTATACCCCTCCCTGAATAGAATATAGCCCTAATTCCAAGGAATGGCCAGGGGCAGAGAAAGTGGCTCACTCTTTGCCATGGAAAGCCTGAGCTACAGATGTGGGATGGTTCCTGAGGTTTGACTGGGAGGGCATCTGGAGCAGTACTGACCTTTGAGAACCTGAAGATCCACTTCTCACCAATGGCTTCTCTGTCTGCCTTGCAGGTGAGCCGCGTGCTGGTCCCTGGAGGCCGGTTCATCTCAATGACTTCTGCTGCCCCCCACTTTCGGACCAGACACTATGCCCAAGCCTGTTATGGCTGGTCCCTGAGGCATGCTACCTATGGCAGCGGTTTCCACTTCCATCTCTACCTCATGCACAAGGGCGGGGAGCTCAGTGTGGCCCAGCTGGCTCTGGGGGCCCAAATCCTTTCTCCCCCTAGACCTCCCACCTCACCTTGCTTCCTTCAGGACTCAGATCATGAGGACTTCCTTAGTGCCATTCAGCTCTGAGGCCAGAGCATGGTCCTCCACCCTTCCTGCCATTCTGCCCTGGGCTCCTCAGGTAGTTGGAATTCCTGACTCAGGACTTGGGGTTGGGTCCAAGGTGCTTACATCCCAGGGGCCTCATGCCTAAGATAGAGGGTGGGAGCGAACCCACATGAACCAATACAGCCCAGCTCCAACTATCCAGATTCCAGGTTTCTTGCTTCTTTCTTGGGTTCCTCAGTTCTCTCCTGGGTTCCCCAACCTCCTCTGCCACCACACCAAACCACCAGTGATGCATCCCCTGGGGCAAAGCTCAGCATAACCCCTCTGCACACTAGCCAGCCTGGAGACCGTTGTCCCTGGGGCCTGTTACTGATCCTCATCTAGCCTTGATTTATCCACAGGAGACTGCAGGCTTTGAACCCAGATTGCTTTATGTTTCTCACCCTAGCTCCATCCCCAACACTGGTGACCAGTCACGCCTGAGTTGTATCTCTACCCAAGGAGGCCACATCATAATGATGTTCCCAGGCCAGGCTGGCCTGTCTGTCTTACTTGGCAACCGTCCCTCACCAGCAACATGCACCTGAGATTCCCAAGTACCTGCCGCCCCTCCCATTTTGGCCTGGCTCCTGAGACCTAAGCAgcggccacacacacacagggaggtCTGTGTTTATTCACACACTCCTGGTACAGTGAGGATGGAGGAACATTTACAAAGGGCACCCCTGGGTTGAGAACATCTCCGGGGCCACAGATGTCATCCAAAGGTGCAGAGCAGTCCCCATTTGGGTTCCCAGGGGCAAGACGCAGGGGTCCAAGGTAAAATCGGATCTGGGCCCTTGGAAGGTGATGATACCTTGGGGAGAAGGGGTCTGCCAGAAAGCCTCCTGGGGTCAGGCCTGGGCAGACTGGCCATGTGGTTGGTAACCGTGTCGGGGGCTTGTCTCACCCCAGCCTCAACACCCATCCTATCTGCCAGGCGCAGAAGAGCGTGGCCGAGACTGAGGGGAGGGCAGGAACCATGAGCAGAGCCAGTAAACAAAGAGTcggatataaaaatacaaatgtgctGAGGAAGTCCCTTagaaagaggctgaggctggggtcaCGCCAGacaggggtgggggtgaggaacGGCCCGGAGGACTGGGCTCAGGTGGGTGGAAAGCTCATGCAAGTACGCAGCCAAACATCCCTGGCCGCGCGCGGTCCGACACCGGCGGCCGCCTGGTCTGCAGACCAGACTGGCCGGaggggggcggggcaggggagCCGTGCGGGAGGGGGCGGGCCGGGGGCTGGGGGCCGCGGGTCTCCGTGTCCGTTCCGGTGTGCGGGGTGGGGCTGCGGCCCGAGGTTTTAAAGTGCATGAGCGCGGCGGCGGGTTCCGGGCGGGTCCGCGCCGCCGCTACCGCGGCCGCCGTGGTGCTGAAGCGGACAGCTCCGGAGTGCCTGGCGGCGGCGGCTGCACGGCCCTGCAGCCCCCGCCCGCGGGCGCCTGGGCCGGGGAGGGGGGGCGCCGGCAGCCGCATCGCCGGCCCGCGCTCCTGGCCGCTGCGAGGCTGGGCCCGGAGCCCGCCGCCCAAGCCGGCGCGTCTACACTCCGGACGGCGGCTTCTCCCCCATCCCCTTCAGCACGTCGTCTATCCGGTCATCCTCGATCACCACTGCGCAGGGAGAAAGCGCGTCAGCCGCGCGGCCTCGGGGGGCGGCGGCGATGAGAATGAGCCCCGCGTCCCAGCGTCCCGCGCAGCTACTGCCCGTGGCCCAGCGACGCCCCTCGGAACCCTGTGCCGCCGTGTCCTCCCCGTCCGAACTCTTCTGGAGACCCAACCCGCCGCCAAGCCTAGACCCCCTCCCCTCCCGATGGCGGAACGCCCCTCTTCCAAAGGCTCCAGCTATTCTCCCTCCCAGTGCGAGCCCTCCTGCCACCGGAGCCTTCCTCCCTCTGAGTTGATCAGAAACCTCTTGCTCATGGAATCCCCCTCTTCAACCCGCACTTCAACAGATCCCCCTCCTCAAATGGGGCTCAAACCGAGTATCCAGCTGGTCCAGCCCTCTCCTCAACCTGAGCCCTCTCGCCGCTGGAACCCCTCTTCCGATCCTGGCACCAACAGAGCTCCCCTCCCCATGCAAACAACCAAGACAAGCGGACCCCCGGCCTCCTGCCCTGTCTTGTTAGACGCCCCTCTCGACCCGAAGGTTCTTCGTATTGTCCACCGACTCAGTATTTGATCCCAAAGAATCAGCCCGTTACCCCGTGTTCCCACTTCCGTGCAGCCCCAAATGCCCCGACC belongs to Pongo pygmaeus isolate AG05252 chromosome 2, NHGRI_mPonPyg2-v2.0_pri, whole genome shotgun sequence and includes:
- the EEF1AKMT4 gene encoding EEF1A lysine methyltransferase 4, which codes for MASPGAGRAPPELPERNCGYREVEYWDQRYQGAADSAPYDWFGDFSSFRALLEPELRPEDRILVLGCGNSALSYELFLGGFPDVTSVDYSSVVVAAMQARYAHVPQLRWETMDVRKLEFPSASFDVVLEKGTLDALLAGERDPWTVSSEGVHTVDQVLSEVSRVLVPGGRFISMTSAAPHFRTRHYAQACYGWSLRHATYGSGFHFHLYLMHKGGELSVAQLALGAQILSPPRPPTSPCFLQDSDHEDFLSAIQL